One genomic window of Arachis hypogaea cultivar Tifrunner chromosome 8, arahy.Tifrunner.gnm2.J5K5, whole genome shotgun sequence includes the following:
- the LOC112706236 gene encoding AT-hook motif nuclear-localized protein 17 yields MKGEYVEHHHPPKSEPPNMFSKLHHQSPPHQHQHQHQQHPFSLHNPFQHFSRDQCQASAAPEEDSHGGGGVGGAATSQKPNSSGDGATIEVVRRPRGRPPGSKNKPKPPVIITREPEPAMSPYILEVSSGNDVVEALARFSRRRNMGICVLTGSGTVANVTLRQPGAAPGATVTFHGRFDILSVSATFLPQPSPAVPTAFAISLAGPQGQIVGGHVAGGLMAAATVFVVAASFNNPSFHRLPPEEDARNDVSGGDGQSPAVSGGGGESGHGQAVDSCGMSMYSGVHHHLPAAASSDVIWTPTARAPPPPY; encoded by the coding sequence atgaaaggaGAATATGTAGAACACCACCACCCTCCAAAGAGTGAACCACCAAACATGTTCTCAAAGCTTCACCACCAATCACCAccacatcaacatcaacatcaacatcagcAGCATCCATTTTCTCTTCATAATCCATTCCAACACTTCTCAAGGGATCAATGCCAAGCTTCTGCGGCGCCGGAAGAAGATAGCCATGGTGGAGGCGGTGTAGGCGGCGCCGCCACTTCTCAGAAGCCGAACTCCTCCGGCGACGGAGCAACCATAGAGGTTGTGAGGAGGCCAAGAGGTCGCCCGCCGGGCTCCAAGAACAAGCCTAAACCGCCAGTGATCATAACGCGTGAGCCCGAGCCCGCCATGAGTCCGTACATTCTAGAAGTTTCCAGCGGAAACGACGTCGTTGAAGCGTTAGCCAGGTTCAGTCGGAGGAGGAACATGGGGATTTGCGTCCTTACTGGATCCGGAACCGTTGCTAACGTCACTCTCCGTCAGCCAGGAGCAGCTCCCGGAGCCACCGTTACGTTTCACGGCCGATTCGATATCTTATCTGTTTCCGCCACGTTTCTTCCGCAGCCGTCGCCCGCGGTTCCTACCGCCTTCGCCATCTCGCTTGCCGGACCGCAGGGGCAGATCGTCGGAGGACACGTCGCCGGAGGACTTATGGCTGCCGCCACGGTGTTTGTTGTGGCGGCTTCGTTCAACAATCCTTCGTTTCATAGGCTGCCGCCGGAGGAGGATGCTCGGAACGATGTTTCCGGCGGGGACGGTCAGTCTCCGGCGGtttctggtggtggtggtgagagCGGGCATGGTCAGGCGGTGGATTCGTGTGGGATGTCGATGTATAGCGGCGTTCATCATCACTTGCCGGCGGCAGCGTCTTCCGATGTGATATGGACTCCGACGGCAAGGGCGCCACCACCTCCTTATTGA